From a region of the Eretmochelys imbricata isolate rEreImb1 chromosome 6, rEreImb1.hap1, whole genome shotgun sequence genome:
- the NDUFS8 gene encoding NADH dehydrogenase [ubiquinone] iron-sulfur protein 8, mitochondrial isoform X1 — MGPRSLSPDCPGLSMAALRMVCRASCTGTPPCLSLTRLLSVTASRKSYKYVNVQELKSDMKSITDRAAQTLLWTELIRGLGMTLSYLFREPATINYPFEKGPLSPRFRGEHALRRYPSGEERCIACKLCEAICPAQAITIEAEPRADGSRRTTRYDIDMTKCIYCGFCQEACPVDAIVEGPNFEFSTETHEELLYNKEKLLNNGDKWEAEIAANIEADYLYR, encoded by the exons ATGGGTCCTAGGTCACTCAGCCCC GATTGCCCTGGGCTCAGCATGGCGGCGCTGCGGATGGTATGCCGAGCTTCCTGCACAG GGACACCACCCTGCCTGAGTCTCACCCGGCTGCTCAGTGTTACAGCCTCAAGGAAGTCCTACA AGTATGTGAATGTACAGGAGCTGAAATCGGACATGAAATCCATCACCGACCGGGCTGCTCAAACCCTCTTGTGGACAGAGCTCATCCGAG GCCTGGGTATGACCCTGAGTTACCTCTTCCGGGAACCTGCCACCATCAACTACCCCTTTGAGAAGGGTCCCTTGAGCCCACGTTTCCGGGGGGAGCATGCTCTGCGCCGCTACCCGTCTGGAGAGGAGCGGTGCATTGCCTGCAAGCTCTGCGAGGCCATTTGCCCTGCCCAG gcGATCACCATCGAGGCTGAGCCACGCGCTGATGGCAGCCGCCGAACCACCCGCTATGACATCGACATGACCAAGTGCATTTACTGCGGGTTCTGCCAGGAGGCCTGCCCTGTGGATGCCATTGTGGAG GGCCCCAACTTCGAGTTCTCCACTGAGACACATGAGGAACTGCTGTACAACAAGGAGAAACTGCTCAACAATGGGGACAAGTGGGAGGCTGAGATCGCGGCCAATATCGAGGCTGACTACCTGTACCGGTGA
- the NDUFS8 gene encoding NADH dehydrogenase [ubiquinone] iron-sulfur protein 8, mitochondrial isoform X2: MAALRMVCRASCTGTPPCLSLTRLLSVTASRKSYKYVNVQELKSDMKSITDRAAQTLLWTELIRGLGMTLSYLFREPATINYPFEKGPLSPRFRGEHALRRYPSGEERCIACKLCEAICPAQAITIEAEPRADGSRRTTRYDIDMTKCIYCGFCQEACPVDAIVEGPNFEFSTETHEELLYNKEKLLNNGDKWEAEIAANIEADYLYR, translated from the exons ATGGCGGCGCTGCGGATGGTATGCCGAGCTTCCTGCACAG GGACACCACCCTGCCTGAGTCTCACCCGGCTGCTCAGTGTTACAGCCTCAAGGAAGTCCTACA AGTATGTGAATGTACAGGAGCTGAAATCGGACATGAAATCCATCACCGACCGGGCTGCTCAAACCCTCTTGTGGACAGAGCTCATCCGAG GCCTGGGTATGACCCTGAGTTACCTCTTCCGGGAACCTGCCACCATCAACTACCCCTTTGAGAAGGGTCCCTTGAGCCCACGTTTCCGGGGGGAGCATGCTCTGCGCCGCTACCCGTCTGGAGAGGAGCGGTGCATTGCCTGCAAGCTCTGCGAGGCCATTTGCCCTGCCCAG gcGATCACCATCGAGGCTGAGCCACGCGCTGATGGCAGCCGCCGAACCACCCGCTATGACATCGACATGACCAAGTGCATTTACTGCGGGTTCTGCCAGGAGGCCTGCCCTGTGGATGCCATTGTGGAG GGCCCCAACTTCGAGTTCTCCACTGAGACACATGAGGAACTGCTGTACAACAAGGAGAAACTGCTCAACAATGGGGACAAGTGGGAGGCTGAGATCGCGGCCAATATCGAGGCTGACTACCTGTACCGGTGA